A genomic stretch from Spiroplasma endosymbiont of Clivina fossor includes:
- a CDS encoding Mbov_0401 family ICE element transposase-like protein, giving the protein MLEINNNVKTPENKHWFSLFTTHKNMYTNKCEQLANEYEKLDEYLYKYHYRLKQGYKVVHFAPRTIITIFGDVTFKRRRYKYWNQKLGKFEYVCLLDKEIGLLPKQRIYFDVQFKVLNLLGDGKRYRDVLDALNHCYISKASISNILNKYDLAEYFQLAEKETKTRIDVKNKDLYIQLDETFLATLDQKVKQDQRIRLVTFHTGHKEKNYKHARRELENKRGHFLMLKVGKRINTMDYRDLLIKELQKYYVNINYDRIIVCGDGDTWIREIANSFGNVRYILDGYHAIKKLKQTAFNIIFENRKVTLNSWIKLYKDGNHQELIKNIRNVAKNELNKDIKTNLRKASNYFSNNKQGIHHQNLEWNIGCSIESDVSHLVKQQLGYGAKIYNHKNLNNLLHLRMANLNKLNVLHHINENINSEIEIRKEIYKNSLWNKYNNKNDDSWINYKGNAVTNKYNRFK; this is encoded by the coding sequence ATGTTAGAAATTAATAATAATGTAAAAACCCCAGAAAATAAACATTGATTCAGTTTATTTACAACCCATAAAAATATGTACACCAATAAATGCGAACAACTAGCTAATGAATATGAAAAATTAGATGAATACTTATATAAATATCATTATCGCTTAAAACAAGGTTATAAAGTAGTTCATTTTGCGCCAAGAACAATTATTACAATTTTTGGTGATGTTACTTTTAAACGACGCCGATATAAATATTGAAATCAAAAATTAGGGAAATTTGAATATGTGTGTTTGTTAGATAAAGAAATTGGTTTATTGCCCAAACAACGCATTTATTTTGATGTCCAATTTAAAGTTTTAAATCTTTTAGGTGATGGTAAAAGGTATCGCGATGTTTTAGATGCTCTAAATCATTGTTATATTTCAAAAGCTAGTATTTCAAATATTTTAAATAAATACGATCTTGCTGAATATTTTCAACTAGCAGAAAAAGAAACTAAAACTAGAATTGATGTCAAAAATAAGGATTTATATATCCAACTAGACGAGACATTTTTAGCGACATTAGATCAGAAAGTTAAACAAGACCAAAGAATTCGTTTAGTTACTTTTCATACCGGGCATAAAGAAAAAAATTACAAACATGCTCGTAGAGAATTAGAAAACAAACGAGGTCATTTTCTAATGTTAAAAGTTGGTAAACGAATAAATACAATGGATTATCGTGATTTATTAATTAAGGAATTACAAAAATATTATGTAAATATTAATTATGACAGAATAATTGTTTGTGGTGATGGTGATACTTGAATTAGGGAAATTGCCAACAGTTTTGGTAATGTTAGATATATTTTAGATGGTTATCATGCTATTAAAAAATTAAAACAAACCGCATTTAATATTATTTTTGAAAATCGTAAAGTAACACTAAATAGTTGAATTAAATTATATAAGGATGGAAATCATCAAGAATTAATCAAAAACATTCGTAATGTTGCTAAAAATGAATTAAATAAAGATATTAAAACAAATTTACGAAAGGCGAGTAATTATTTCAGTAATAATAAGCAAGGTATTCATCATCAAAATTTAGAATGAAATATCGGTTGTAGCATCGAAAGTGATGTATCACATTTAGTAAAACAACAATTAGGCTATGGGGCAAAAATATATAATCATAAGAATTTAAATAACCTATTACATTTAAGAATGGCAAATTTAAACAAATTAAATGTATTACATCATATTAATGAAAATATTAATTCAGAAATAGAAATCAGAAAAGAAATATATAAAAATTCATTATGAAATAAATATAATAATAAAAATGATGATAGTTGAATTAATTATAAAGGTAATGCTGTAACAAATAAATATAATAGATTTAAGTAA
- a CDS encoding transposase family protein, which translates to MLDKYKDENEFYSLIGIKYKTFMKMVEILKEGEAKQKQIGGRPNKLSIEQRLLMTLEYWKEYSTYRIIAKKYNISHVSCIRNIFWVENTLIKNSHFHIPGKKILLENKGTTNNLLAIDATEIPIERIKKN; encoded by the coding sequence ATGTTAGATAAATACAAAGACGAAAACGAATTTTATAGTTTAATAGGCATAAAATATAAAACTTTCATGAAAATGGTAGAAATTTTAAAAGAAGGTGAAGCTAAACAAAAACAAATTGGTGGTAGACCAAATAAATTATCAATAGAGCAAAGATTACTTATGACTTTAGAATACTGAAAAGAATATAGTACATATCGTATTATTGCAAAAAAATATAATATTAGTCATGTTAGTTGTATTCGTAATATCTTTTGAGTTGAAAATACTCTAATAAAAAATAGTCACTTTCATATACCTGGCAAAAAGATATTATTAGAAAATAAGGGTACTACTAATAATTTATTAGCAATTGATGCTACAGAAATTCCAATTGAAAGAATTAAAAAAAACTAA
- a CDS encoding transposase family protein, giving the protein MFSGKKRQHSLKSQIIIDLFNNKIISVDFCYGSIHDYKLFLKSNTLINPKLELIADSGYQGLQNVHKNTLLPIKKSKNNF; this is encoded by the coding sequence TTATTTTCTGGTAAGAAAAGGCAACATTCATTAAAATCGCAAATAATTATTGATTTATTTAACAATAAAATTATTTCAGTAGATTTTTGTTATGGCAGTATTCATGATTATAAGTTATTTTTAAAATCAAATACACTTATAAATCCAAAATTAGAATTAATTGCCGATTCAGGATATCAAGGTTTGCAAAATGTTCATAAAAATACATTATTGCCAATTAAAAAGAGTAAAAATAATTTTTAA
- a CDS encoding transposase, producing MQEVYWSHLNYEQWNLLIQISLLGQSSKTISRFIKTTLKTAWYNRQKLMKSKQLENTQLKFKKLSGKIQIDETFIKEIHKGNFKYKTDPRRIHLDPFATNTKCCIQMAIDNNNNIYVKSTNTKRLQKQWVIENMNKELINENSIITSDMQKLYFLVAKQTNSTLCVTKTTINPEASYRNLNKISKLQSSLKEALIHYHGLGFTNIQNYLNLWKWKYQHKGLTPNQQTAVLYFNV from the coding sequence TTGCAAGAAGTCTATTGAAGTCATTTAAATTATGAACAATGAAATTTATTGATTCAAATTTCATTGCTGGGGCAATCTAGTAAAACAATTTCTCGTTTTATTAAAACTACATTAAAAACTGCTTGATATAATCGTCAAAAATTAATGAAATCAAAACAATTAGAAAATACCCAATTAAAATTTAAAAAATTATCTGGTAAAATCCAAATCGATGAAACATTTATTAAAGAAATCCATAAAGGAAATTTCAAATATAAAACTGATCCACGAAGAATTCACCTTGATCCATTCGCAACTAATACTAAATGCTGTATTCAAATGGCAATTGATAATAATAACAATATTTATGTTAAATCCACAAACACCAAACGTTTACAAAAACAATGAGTTATTGAAAATATGAACAAAGAATTAATTAATGAAAATTCAATTATTACTTCTGATATGCAAAAATTATATTTTTTAGTAGCAAAACAAACAAATTCTACTTTATGTGTAACTAAAACAACAATTAATCCTGAAGCTAGTTATCGTAACTTAAATAAAATCAGTAAATTACAATCTAGTCTTAAAGAAGCCTTAATTCATTATCATGGTTTAGGTTTTACTAATATTCAAAATTATTTAAATCTCTGAAAATGAAAATACCAACATAAGGGTTTAACTCCAAACCAACAAACAGCGGTATTATATTTTAATGTATAA
- a CDS encoding IS1/IS1595 family N-terminal zinc-binding domain-containing protein: MEKIIQELVNTLTDDQFLEFYEKVKQQAELIKKQKRLNEIDQKFRAQGIKCPKCESYHCVKNGHNSEGKQKYLCKNCRASFDAFRNHFIY, translated from the coding sequence ATGGAAAAAATAATTCAAGAACTAGTAAATACTTTAACAGATGATCAATTTTTAGAATTTTATGAAAAAGTTAAACAACAAGCAGAATTAATAAAAAAACAAAAACGTTTAAATGAAATTGATCAAAAATTTAGAGCGCAAGGTATTAAATGTCCTAAATGTGAATCTTACCATTGCGTTAAAAATGGACATAATTCAGAAGGAAAACAAAAATATTTATGTAAAAATTGCCGTGCAAGTTTTGACGCTTTTCGTAATCATTTTATTTATTAG
- a CDS encoding transposase family protein, which translates to MIPKRKSKKNPLNKEEKQNNERISKMRIVIENVFAILKKFKIISEKYRNRRKRFALRFNLIASIYNLQLLV; encoded by the coding sequence TTAATTCCTAAAAGAAAATCAAAGAAAAACCCTTTAAATAAAGAAGAAAAGCAAAATAATGAGCGAATTTCAAAAATGAGAATTGTTATTGAAAATGTTTTTGCTATACTTAAAAAATTTAAAATTATTAGTGAAAAATATCGAAATCGTAGAAAAAGATTTGCTTTAAGATTTAATTTAATAGCTTCAATTTATAATTTACAACTATTAGTTTAA
- a CDS encoding IS1/IS1595 family N-terminal zinc-binding domain-containing protein, translating to MEKIIQELVNTLTDDQFLEFYEKVKQQAELIKKQKRLNEIDQKFRAQGIKCPKCGAYHCVKNGHNSEGKQKYLCKNCRASFDAFRNHFIY from the coding sequence ATGGAAAAAATAATTCAAGAACTAGTAAATACTTTAACAGATGATCAATTTTTAGAATTTTATGAAAAAGTTAAACAACAAGCAGAATTAATAAAAAAACAAAAACGGTTAAATGAAATTGATCAAAAATTTAGAGCGCAAGGTATTAAATGCCCTAAATGTGGAGCTTACCATTGCGTTAAAAATGGACATAATTCAGAAGGAAAACAAAAATATTTATGTAAAAATTGCCGTGCAAGTTTTGACGCTTTTCGTAATCATTTTATTTATTAG
- a CDS encoding chromate transporter — translation MTIILTIVLCFFKNIFFDFGGGNAVIPLIKNEVVVKKRWITEDEFNHLLILANTIPGPSIFQVSASVGFVINSWYYWSTISIVCCIFA, via the coding sequence ATGACAATTATATTGACAATTGTTTTATGTTTTTTTAAAAATATCTTTTTTGATTTTGGTGGCGGTAATGCCGTAATTCCTTTAATTAAAAATGAAGTTGTAGTTAAGAAGCGGTGAATAACTGAGGATGAATTTAATCATTTATTAATCTTAGCAAATACTATTCCTGGGCCGAGCATTTTTCAAGTATCAGCTTCTGTTGGTTTTGTTATAAATAGCTGGTATTATTGGAGCACTATTAGCATCGTTTGTTGCATATTTGCCTAA
- the rpsO gene encoding 30S ribosomal protein S15, with amino-acid sequence MAITAEDKKQIIAKFGRKEKDTGSAEVQIALLTADITNLTAHLKVHRKDVVTERSLVRKVSQRRNMLDYLKDHDINRYRKVIEQLKLRK; translated from the coding sequence ATGGCAATTACAGCTGAGGATAAAAAACAAATTATTGCTAAATTTGGTAGAAAAGAGAAAGATACGGGTTCAGCAGAAGTACAAATAGCACTTTTAACAGCGGATATTACTAATTTAACAGCACATTTAAAAGTACATCGTAAAGATGTTGTCACTGAACGAAGTTTAGTAAGAAAAGTATCACAAAGACGAAATATGTTAGATTACTTAAAAGATCATGATATTAATCGTTATCGTAAAGTAATTGAACAATTAAAACTAAGAAAATAA
- a CDS encoding IS1/IS1595 family N-terminal zinc-binding domain-containing protein, which yields MEKIIQELVNTLTDDQFLEFYEKVKQQAELIKKQKRLNEIDQKFRAQGIKCPKCESYHCVKNGHNSEGKQKYLCKNCRASFDAFRNHFIYWSHLNYEQWNLLIQISLLGQSSKTISRFIKTTLKTAWYNRQKLMKSKQLENTQLKFKKLSGKIQIDETFIKEIHKGNFKYKTDPRRIHLDPFATNTKCCIQMAIDNNNNIYVKSTNTKRLQKQWVIENMNKELINENSIITSDMQKLYFLVAKQTNSTLCVTKTTINPEASYRNLNKISKLQSSLKEALIHYHGLGFTNIQNYLNLWKWKYQHKGLTPNQQTAILYFNV from the coding sequence ATGGAAAAAATAATTCAAGAACTAGTAAATACTTTAACAGATGATCAATTTTTAGAATTTTATGAAAAAGTCAAACAACAAGCAGAATTAATAAAAAAACAAAAACGTTTAAATGAAATTGATCAAAAATTTAGAGCGCAAGGTATTAAATGCCCTAAATGTGAATCTTACCATTGCGTTAAAAATGGACATAATTCAGAAGGAAAACAAAAATATTTATGTAAAAATTGCCGTGCAAGTTTTGACGCTTTTCGTAATCATTTTATTTATTGAAGTCATTTAAATTATGAACAATGAAATTTATTGATTCAAATTTCATTGCTGGGGCAATCTAGTAAAACAATTTCTCGTTTTATTAAAACTACATTAAAAACTGCTTGATATAATCGTCAAAAATTAATGAAATCAAAACAATTAGAAAATACCCAATTAAAATTTAAAAAATTATCTGGTAAAATCCAAATCGATGAAACATTTATTAAAGAAATTCATAAAGGAAATTTCAAATATAAAACTGATCCACGAAGAATTCACCTTGACCCATTCGCAACTAATACTAAATGCTGTATTCAAATGGCAATTGATAATAATAACAATATTTATGTTAAATCCACAAACACCAAACGTTTACAAAAACAATGAGTTATTGAAAATATGAACAAAGAATTAATTAACGAAAATTCAATTATTACTTCTGATATGCAAAAATTATATTTTTTAGTAGCAAAACAAACAAATTCTACTTTATGTGTAACTAAAACAACAATTAATCCTGAAGCTAGTTATCGTAACTTAAATAAAATCAGTAAATTACAATCTAGTCTTAAAGAAGCCTTAATTCATTATCATGGTTTAGGTTTTACTAATATTCAAAATTATTTAAATCTCTGAAAATGAAAATACCAACATAAGGGTTTAACTCCAAACCAACAAACAGCGATATTATATTTTAATGTATAA
- a CDS encoding IS3 family transposase, with translation MIFFILSRVFDKIKSAFNKSRKIYGARKIKAVLIRKNIILSRRKIRFIMIKNNLVSKYTKLKYRNHEKTVNNDQINNVLNR, from the coding sequence ATGATTTTTTTTATTTTATCAAGAGTTTTCGACAAAATTAAAAGTGCATTTAATAAAAGTCGTAAGATTTATGGTGCTCGTAAAATTAAAGCTGTTTTAATAAGAAAAAATATCATCTTATCACGACGAAAAATCCGATTCATTATGATCAAAAATAATTTGGTTTCTAAATACACCAAATTAAAATATCGTAATCATGAAAAAACAGTTAATAATGACCAAATTAATAATGTTTTAAATCGTTAA
- a CDS encoding UPF0236 family transposase-like protein, protein MQEVYYCLKQGYKVVHFATRTIITIFGDVTFKRRRYKYWNQKSGKFEYVCLLDKEIGLLLKQRIYFDVQFKVLNLLGDGKRYRDVLDALNHCYISKASISNILNKYDIAEYFQLAEQETKTKIDVKNKDLYIQLDETFLATLDKKVKQDQRIRLVTFHTGHKT, encoded by the coding sequence TTGCAAGAAGTCTATTATTGTTTAAAACAAGGTTATAAAGTAGTTCATTTTGCAACAAGAACAATTATTACAATTTTTGGTGATGTTACTTTTAAACGACGCCGATATAAATATTGAAATCAAAAATCAGGTAAATTTGAATATGTATGTTTGTTAGATAAAGAAATCGGTTTATTGCTCAAACAACGCATTTATTTTGATGTCCAATTTAAAGTTTTAAATCTTTTGGGTGATGGTAAACGCTATCGCGATGTTTTAGATGCTCTAAATCATTGTTATATTTCAAAAGCTAGTATTTCAAATATTTTAAATAAATACGATATTGCTGAATATTTTCAACTAGCAGAACAAGAAACTAAAACCAAAATTGATGTTAAAAATAAGGATTTATATATTCAACTAGATGAGACATTTTTAGCGACATTAGATAAGAAAGTTAAACAAGACCAAAGAATTCGTTTAGTTACTTTTCATACCGGACATAAGACATAA